In the genome of Erinaceus europaeus chromosome 8, mEriEur2.1, whole genome shotgun sequence, one region contains:
- the GATAD1 gene encoding GATA zinc finger domain-containing protein 1 yields MPLGLKPTCSVCKTTSSSMWKKGPQGEILCHHCTGRGAAAGGGGGAGAAGGTASHGGAGSFGAATFASTSAAPAQSNGGGGGKQSKQEIHRRSARLRNTKYKSAPATEKKVSTKGKGRRHIFKLKNPIKAPESVSTIITAESIFYKGVYYQIGDVVSVIDEQDGKPYYAQIRGFIQDQYCEKSAALTWLIPTLSSPRDQFDPASYIIGPEEDLPRKMEYLEFVCHAPSEYFKSRSSPFPTVPTRPEKGYIWTHVGPTPAITIKETVANHL; encoded by the exons ATGCCTCTGGGCCTGAAGCCCACCTGCAGCGTCTGCAAAACCACGTCGTCCTCCATGTGGAAGAAGGGTCCCCAGGGGGAGATCCTCTGCCACCACTGCACGGGCCGGGGCGCCGcggcgggcgggggcggcggAGCGGGAGCGGCAGGGGGAACCGCGAGCCACGGCGGCGCGGGCAGCTTCGGCGCCGCGACCTTCGCCAGCACGTCGGCCGCCCCGGCGCAGAGCAACGGGGGTGGCGGCGGCAAGCAG AGTAAGCAGGAAATTCACAGGAGGTCTGCTCGGCTTAGAAACACGAAATACAAATCTGCTCCAGCCACTGAAAAGAAAGTTTCcacaaaagggaaagggagaagacatATTTTCAAACTAAAAAAC CCCATCAAAGCTCCCGAGTCTGTTTCTACCATAATCACCGCAGAGTCAATCTTCTACAAG GGAGTCTACTACCAAATTGGAGATGTTGTTTCTGTGATTGATGAGCAAGATGGAAAGCCTTATTATGCTCAGATCAGAGGCTTTATACAGGACCAGTATTGTGAGAAGAGTGCAGCACTGACGTGGCTTATCCCCACTCTGTCTAGTCCCAGGGACCAATTTGATCCTGCATCCTACATCATAG GACCAGAGGAGGATCTTCCAAGGAAGATGGAATACTTAGAATTTGTTTGTCACGCACCCTCTGAATATTTCAAGTCTCGTTCATCACCATTTCCCACAGTTCCTACCAGACCAGAGAAGGGCTATATATGGACTCACGTTGGGCCTACTCCTGCCATAACTATTAAGGAAACAGTTGCCAACCATTTGTAA